The Panicum virgatum strain AP13 chromosome 5K, P.virgatum_v5, whole genome shotgun sequence genome has a window encoding:
- the LOC120709964 gene encoding single-stranded DNA-binding protein, mitochondrial-like has protein sequence MAASSASLLARRLLLSRRFLSSPLRPFSAATTPYSSSPSLNGCHAESDPELERDRAPGDQDRQQAPNRPRPPNTTRPLENGLDPGIYKAIMVGKVGQEPMQKRLRNGRTVVLFSLGTGGIRNNRRPLDREEPHQYADRCSVQWHRVCVYPERLGTLALNHVKTGTVLYLEGNLETKVFCDPITGLVRRIREIAVRGNGRLLFLGNDANAPKLGEVKGVGYF, from the exons ATGGCGGcttcctccgcctccctcctcgcccgccgcctcctcctctcccgccgcttCCTCTCCTCCCCACTCCGCCCCTTCtccgccgccacgacaccctactcctcctccccctcgctTAACGGGTGCCACGCCGAGTCCGACCCCGAGCTCGAGCGCGACCGGGCCCCCGGGGATCAGGACCGCCAGCAGGCGCCCAACAGACCGCGCCCGCCCAACACCACCCGCCCCCTCGAGAACGGCCTCGACCCCGGCATCTACAAG GCGATAATGGTGGGGAAGGTCGGGCAGGAGCCGATGCAGAAGCGTCTGCGGAACGGGAGGACCGTCGTGCTCTTCTCGCTTGGCACCGGTGGCATCCGCAACAACCGCCGCCCGCTGGACCGCGAGGAGCCGCACCAGTACGCCGACCGGTGCTCCGTGCAGTGGCACCGCGTCTGCGTCTACCCGGAGCGCCTCGGCACCCTCGCGCTCAACCACGTCAAGACCGG CACTGTTCTCTATTTGGAAGGAAATCTTGAGACCAAAGTGTTCTGTGATCCAATTACTGGTCTGGTTAGACGCATAAGAGAAATAGCTGTGCGGGGAAATG GTCGTCTCTTGTTTCTGGGTAATGACGCCAATGCTCCCAAGTTAGGTGAAGTCAAGGGTGTGGGCTACTTCTGA